The following coding sequences lie in one Alphaproteobacteria bacterium genomic window:
- a CDS encoding NAD(P)/FAD-dependent oxidoreductase → MEQQSEVLCIGAGPAGLTAAYLLSKRGRSVTVLEADPRYVGGISRTVDYQGFLIDIGGHRFFSKSREVEDLWTELLAGDMLDCNRKTRILYRGKFYDYPLRAANALKQLGLFNSAACVLSYFKARMFPYRPPANFEEWVVNQFGRRLFSTFFETYTEKVWGMKCTEISADWAAQRINRLTLGTAILNALKPRPKTSPREGVIKTLIDRFRYPRRGPGMLWEEAARRIAAQGGKVKMGRRVTGLTHCPETARWRVAATTPDGETETHTASHVISSAPMRDLFAMLEPAPRAAASGAAAALRYRDFLIVGLIARDRAPFDDNWIYIHDDRVKVGRIENFKNWSTDMVPDPDMVCYGMEYFCFEGDRLWHSSDDELIALARTEIATLGLVEPEDIVDGVVVRQRKAYPVYDDAYGENVAILRRAVADSYPGLHLVGRAGMHKYNNQDHAMMTAMLTVDNILAGKTIYDVWRVNQDAEYHEAGAAGQDTVLADQRAVPGRAA, encoded by the coding sequence ATGGAACAACAGTCGGAAGTCCTCTGCATCGGAGCAGGCCCGGCCGGCCTGACCGCGGCCTACCTGTTGAGCAAGCGGGGCCGGTCGGTGACGGTCCTTGAGGCCGATCCGCGCTATGTCGGCGGAATTTCCCGGACCGTGGATTACCAGGGTTTCCTGATCGATATCGGCGGCCACCGGTTCTTTTCCAAATCGCGCGAGGTCGAGGATCTGTGGACCGAGCTGCTCGCCGGCGATATGCTCGATTGCAATCGCAAGACCCGAATCCTCTATCGCGGCAAGTTCTACGACTACCCCCTGCGCGCGGCGAATGCCTTGAAGCAACTCGGCCTGTTCAATTCGGCGGCCTGCGTCCTGTCCTATTTCAAGGCGCGGATGTTTCCCTATCGCCCGCCGGCGAATTTCGAGGAATGGGTGGTCAACCAGTTCGGCCGCCGGCTGTTCTCGACCTTCTTCGAGACCTATACCGAGAAGGTCTGGGGCATGAAATGCACGGAAATTTCGGCCGATTGGGCGGCCCAGCGCATCAACCGCCTGACCCTGGGGACCGCCATACTCAACGCCCTCAAGCCGCGTCCCAAGACCAGCCCGCGCGAGGGCGTCATCAAGACGCTGATCGACCGCTTTCGCTATCCCCGCCGCGGCCCCGGCATGCTGTGGGAAGAAGCGGCGCGGCGGATTGCGGCGCAGGGGGGCAAGGTCAAGATGGGCCGCCGGGTGACCGGTCTGACGCATTGTCCGGAGACGGCACGGTGGCGGGTGGCAGCTACGACACCCGACGGGGAAACCGAAACCCACACCGCATCCCACGTCATCTCTTCGGCGCCGATGCGGGATTTGTTCGCCATGCTCGAGCCGGCGCCCCGCGCTGCCGCATCGGGCGCCGCGGCGGCTCTGCGCTATCGGGATTTCCTGATCGTCGGCCTGATCGCGCGCGACCGCGCGCCGTTCGACGACAACTGGATCTATATCCACGACGACCGGGTCAAGGTCGGTCGTATCGAGAACTTCAAGAACTGGTCGACCGATATGGTCCCGGACCCGGATATGGTGTGCTACGGCATGGAATATTTCTGCTTCGAAGGCGACCGGCTTTGGCACAGCTCCGATGACGAACTTATCGCCCTCGCCCGGACGGAAATCGCCACGCTGGGATTGGTCGAACCCGAGGACATCGTCGACGGCGTCGTGGTCCGCCAACGCAAGGCCTATCCAGTCTATGACGACGCTTATGGAGAAAACGTCGCCATCCTGCGCCGGGCGGTGGCCGACAGCTATCCCGGCCTGCATCTGGTCGGTCGGGCGGGGATGCACAAATACAACAACCAGGACCACGCCATGATGACGGCCATGCTGACGGTCGATAACATTCTCGCCGGAAAAACCATCTACGACGTATGGCGGGTCAACCAGGACGCCGAATACCACGAAGCCGGCGCCGCCGGGCAGGACACCGTCCTGGCCGACCAGCGGGCGGTGCCGGGCCGTGCCGCATGA
- a CDS encoding LysR family transcriptional regulator codes for MARRYYALPSLTSLAVFEAAARRLSQKLAAEELNVTPGAVSRQIKALEAELGTPLLRRVHRGVELTREGEELHQALSHAFGGIADAFHRLRTRGGGASVTIAATTAVASMWLMPRIGAFWRTHPEISVNHLISDDAREFRRADIDLRIRYGDGAWPDETAVALFGDRVFPVCGPGLAKRLKGLGIADLPAQTLLQLVGVDPRWTSWNDWFRQLEQAHPPLSGPHFNNYSIALQAAQDDQGIVLGWERLVRPLIEAGGLARVTDAAIVAPGRYFVTTNAQRVPTTEAAALRDWLIEQASRESD; via the coding sequence ATGGCCCGCCGCTACTACGCCCTGCCGTCGCTGACCAGCCTCGCCGTCTTCGAAGCCGCCGCGCGCCGGCTCAGCCAGAAGCTCGCGGCCGAGGAATTGAACGTCACCCCGGGCGCGGTCAGTCGCCAGATCAAGGCGCTCGAGGCGGAGCTCGGTACGCCGCTGCTCCGCCGCGTCCACCGCGGCGTCGAATTGACCCGCGAGGGCGAGGAGCTCCACCAGGCGCTGTCCCATGCCTTCGGCGGCATCGCCGACGCTTTCCACCGGTTGCGGACGAGAGGCGGCGGCGCGAGCGTGACCATCGCGGCAACGACCGCCGTCGCTTCGATGTGGTTGATGCCGCGGATCGGGGCCTTCTGGCGGACCCACCCGGAGATCAGCGTCAACCATCTCATCTCCGACGATGCGCGCGAGTTTCGCCGTGCCGACATCGATCTGCGCATCCGCTACGGCGACGGCGCCTGGCCCGACGAGACCGCGGTTGCGCTATTCGGCGACCGCGTGTTCCCGGTCTGCGGTCCCGGGCTCGCCAAGCGCCTCAAGGGCCTCGGCATCGCCGACCTGCCGGCGCAGACCCTGCTCCAACTCGTCGGCGTCGATCCGCGGTGGACGAGCTGGAACGATTGGTTCCGCCAGCTCGAGCAGGCCCACCCGCCGCTGTCGGGACCGCACTTCAACAACTATTCGATCGCCCTCCAGGCGGCCCAGGACGACCAGGGCATCGTTCTCGGCTGGGAGCGGCTGGTCCGGCCGCTGATCGAGGCCGGCGGCCTGGCGCGGGTGACCGACGCCGCCATCGTCGCGCCCGGCCGCTATTTCGTCACCACCAACGCCCAGCGCGTGCCGACGACCGAGGCCGCTGCGTTGCGCGATTGGCTCATCGAGCAGGCTTCGCGCGAAAGCGATTGA
- a CDS encoding aromatic ring-hydroxylating dioxygenase subunit alpha, producing the protein MVPTTPEALGEVMQPVAGARGLPNNFYIDAATYETEKQRVFFANWSAIGFAKDVPEIGDARPVDFVGMPLVALRDGDGEVRVFQNTCRHRGMILIDQPTNVRGAIRCPYHSWCYGLDGALKSTPLVGGPGRNDHPDIDPSRLGLFEIRSRVWRDVIFVNVSGTAADFETYAADLIERWRDFDKPLYHGGAESSFALEVQANWKLAVENYCESYHLPWIHPGLNKYSRIQDHYHIEVPGHYSGQGTTVYNPGLDVAGRRFADFEGTLERWSQAAEYVAFYPNVLFGAHRDHAYAILLEPHGPERTIERVSIYYASDEMLDDGWATMRATNARQWEGIFIEDVFVVEGMQRGRHGVKFDGGKFSPVMDGPTHCFHHWVASQFAGESTAPFARAAREA; encoded by the coding sequence ATGGTCCCGACCACACCGGAAGCACTCGGCGAGGTGATGCAGCCGGTCGCCGGCGCGCGCGGCCTGCCGAACAATTTCTACATCGACGCCGCCACCTACGAGACCGAAAAACAGAGGGTCTTCTTCGCCAACTGGTCGGCGATCGGCTTCGCCAAGGACGTCCCCGAGATCGGCGACGCGCGGCCGGTCGACTTCGTCGGCATGCCGCTGGTCGCACTGCGCGACGGCGACGGCGAAGTGCGGGTGTTCCAGAATACCTGCCGCCATCGCGGGATGATCCTGATCGACCAGCCGACCAACGTCCGCGGCGCGATCCGCTGCCCCTACCATTCGTGGTGCTACGGTCTCGACGGGGCACTCAAATCGACACCCCTGGTCGGCGGCCCCGGCCGCAACGACCATCCCGACATCGACCCGTCCAGGCTCGGCCTGTTCGAGATCCGCTCGCGGGTGTGGCGCGACGTCATCTTCGTCAATGTTTCGGGAACGGCCGCCGATTTCGAGACCTATGCCGCCGACCTCATCGAACGGTGGCGGGATTTCGACAAGCCGCTCTATCACGGCGGCGCCGAATCCTCGTTCGCCCTCGAAGTCCAGGCCAATTGGAAGTTGGCGGTCGAGAACTATTGCGAGAGCTACCATCTGCCGTGGATCCACCCCGGCCTCAACAAGTATTCGCGGATTCAGGACCACTACCACATCGAGGTGCCGGGCCATTATTCCGGCCAGGGGACGACGGTCTACAATCCCGGTCTCGATGTCGCCGGGCGGCGATTCGCCGACTTCGAGGGCACCCTGGAGAGGTGGAGCCAGGCGGCCGAGTATGTCGCCTTCTATCCCAATGTCCTGTTCGGCGCCCACCGCGACCATGCCTACGCGATCCTGCTCGAACCCCATGGGCCCGAACGGACGATCGAGCGGGTCTCGATCTATTATGCGTCGGACGAGATGCTCGACGACGGTTGGGCGACCATGCGGGCGACCAATGCGCGTCAGTGGGAAGGTATCTTCATCGAGGATGTTTTCGTCGTCGAGGGCATGCAGCGCGGCCGCCACGGCGTCAAATTCGACGGCGGCAAATTCTCCCCGGTGATGGACGGTCCGACCCATTGCTTCCACCATTGGGTGGCGAGCCAGTTCGCGGGCGAAAGCACGGCACCGTTCGCGCGGGCCGCCCGCGAGGCTTAG
- a CDS encoding aminopeptidase P family protein: MDDAPSPYSIPDPKINPARRPAARPDGTPDDNDRVETGPTQLAFDEWARLGLTPPNLEAMRAYRLGRIRAELVRHDYAGILLWDPLNIRYAVDCTNMQVWITHNPARACFIATEGPVVLWDFDRCEHLSSHLPLIDEVRTVTAQFYFLVGPRVEEMSAKFAAEVEDLVRGHGGGNRRLAVDRMEVSGALALQALGIELRSGQEVTELAREIKDANEINAMRCAVAACEAAMAEMQVALRPGVNESELWSHLHAGNIRRGGEWIETRLLSSGPRTNPWYQECGPRVIEDGDLVGFDTDLVGPYGYCADISRTWLCGDGRPKDAQRELYRIAHEHIQANLALIKPGVSFAELTATAHRLPEAYRAQRYTVIGHGVGLCDEYPSLRYPEDYESCGYDGVVRPGMTLCLEAYVGAENGREGVKLEDQVLVTETGTEPISVYPFEAELLN; encoded by the coding sequence ATGGACGACGCGCCTTCACCCTATTCGATCCCCGATCCGAAGATAAACCCGGCCCGTCGGCCGGCTGCGAGGCCCGACGGCACGCCGGACGACAATGACCGGGTCGAGACCGGGCCAACCCAGCTCGCTTTCGACGAATGGGCAAGGCTCGGCCTGACCCCGCCCAACCTGGAGGCGATGCGGGCCTACCGGCTCGGCCGTATCCGCGCCGAATTGGTGCGACACGACTATGCCGGCATCCTGTTGTGGGATCCGCTCAATATCCGCTACGCCGTGGACTGCACCAACATGCAGGTGTGGATCACCCACAATCCCGCGCGTGCCTGTTTCATCGCCACCGAGGGGCCGGTCGTGTTGTGGGATTTCGACCGCTGCGAACACCTCTCCAGCCATCTGCCGCTGATCGACGAAGTGCGCACGGTCACCGCGCAGTTCTATTTTCTGGTCGGGCCGCGGGTCGAGGAAATGAGCGCCAAATTCGCCGCCGAGGTCGAGGACCTGGTGCGGGGCCATGGTGGCGGCAACCGGCGGCTGGCGGTCGACCGGATGGAGGTTTCCGGTGCCCTCGCCCTGCAGGCGCTCGGTATCGAGCTGCGCAGCGGGCAGGAGGTGACCGAGCTCGCTCGCGAGATCAAGGATGCGAACGAAATCAATGCCATGCGTTGCGCGGTGGCGGCGTGCGAGGCGGCGATGGCGGAGATGCAGGTGGCCCTCCGTCCGGGTGTCAACGAAAGCGAACTGTGGTCGCACCTCCATGCCGGCAACATCCGACGCGGCGGCGAATGGATCGAAACCCGGCTGCTGTCGTCGGGGCCGCGCACCAATCCCTGGTATCAGGAGTGCGGGCCGCGGGTGATCGAGGACGGCGATCTGGTCGGCTTCGATACCGACCTGGTCGGGCCCTACGGCTATTGCGCGGATATCTCGCGCACCTGGCTGTGCGGTGACGGCCGGCCTAAAGACGCGCAACGCGAGCTCTATCGGATCGCCCACGAGCATATCCAGGCCAATCTCGCCCTGATCAAGCCGGGTGTATCCTTCGCCGAACTGACCGCGACCGCGCACCGCCTGCCCGAGGCCTACCGCGCACAGCGCTATACGGTCATCGGCCATGGCGTCGGGCTGTGCGACGAATATCCGTCGCTGCGTTATCCGGAGGACTATGAATCCTGCGGCTATGACGGCGTCGTCCGGCCGGGCATGACGCTGTGCCTCGAGGCCTATGTCGGTGCCGAAAACGGCCGCGAAGGGGTCAAGCTGGAGGACCAGGTGCTGGTCACCGAGACCGGCACCGAACCGATTTCGGTCTATCCCTTCGAGGCAGAATTATTGAATTGA
- a CDS encoding helix-turn-helix transcriptional regulator, which translates to MERTSFATRECPIARALDLVGEWWTLLILRDAFHGIRRFDEFQRDLGIASNVLAERLAKLVRGGVFEKRRAAEDGRSFEYRLTEKGLDLYPVLVALAVWGDRWDGDPLGPRLRLVERDGGRPVPPIAVRDADGRAMRPHQVRVVAGPGAGPETLRLLGHGDGDGPA; encoded by the coding sequence ATGGAACGCACCTCCTTCGCGACCAGGGAATGCCCAATCGCCCGCGCGCTCGATTTGGTCGGCGAGTGGTGGACTCTACTCATTTTGCGCGATGCCTTCCATGGCATCCGCCGTTTCGATGAATTTCAACGCGATCTCGGGATCGCCTCCAATGTTCTGGCCGAGCGCCTGGCCAAGCTCGTACGCGGCGGCGTATTCGAGAAGCGACGCGCCGCCGAAGATGGCCGCAGCTTCGAGTACCGACTGACCGAGAAGGGGCTCGATCTCTATCCGGTCTTGGTGGCCCTTGCCGTCTGGGGAGACCGCTGGGACGGCGACCCGCTTGGACCGCGGCTGCGTCTGGTCGAACGCGACGGCGGTCGCCCGGTGCCGCCGATCGCGGTCCGCGATGCCGATGGACGCGCCATGCGGCCGCATCAGGTCCGTGTCGTGGCGGGGCCGGGCGCGGGCCCGGAAACATTGCGTCTGCTCGGCCACGGCGACGGCGATGGCCCGGCCTAG
- a CDS encoding NAD(P)-dependent oxidoreductase, whose amino-acid sequence MSTPLAGKTLFITGASRGIGKAIALRAARDGANVALAAKTAEPHPKLDGTIYTAAEEIEAAGGTALPLIVDVRDADRVRDAVAETVDRFGGLDVLVNNASAISLSGTLDTDLKRFDLMHQINARGAFVCGQACLPHLIASDNPHILSISPPLDFADHWWGTNFGWTLAKYGMSLCVRAWAEEFRDHGVAANALWPRSTISTAAIAMLGGQEALSHCRTPDIMGDAAHAILSQPSRECTGRYFIDDEALTMAGVTDFDRYAVARGTVLYRDLLVDSDGGFEMAAMPPRGNG is encoded by the coding sequence ATGTCGACACCATTGGCTGGAAAAACCCTGTTCATTACCGGCGCCAGCCGCGGCATCGGCAAGGCGATCGCGCTGCGCGCCGCGCGCGACGGTGCCAACGTCGCATTGGCCGCCAAAACCGCCGAACCCCATCCCAAACTCGATGGCACGATCTACACCGCGGCCGAGGAAATCGAAGCCGCCGGCGGCACCGCCCTGCCGCTGATCGTCGATGTCCGCGACGCCGACCGGGTGCGCGATGCCGTCGCGGAGACGGTGGACCGTTTCGGCGGCCTCGACGTGCTGGTCAACAACGCCAGCGCGATCTCGCTGTCGGGGACCCTCGATACCGACCTCAAGCGCTTCGACCTGATGCACCAGATCAACGCCCGCGGCGCCTTCGTCTGCGGTCAAGCCTGCCTTCCCCATCTTATCGCCAGCGACAATCCCCACATCCTCAGCATCTCGCCGCCGCTCGATTTTGCCGATCACTGGTGGGGTACGAATTTCGGCTGGACCCTGGCCAAGTACGGCATGAGTCTTTGCGTCCGGGCCTGGGCCGAAGAGTTCCGCGACCACGGGGTCGCGGCCAACGCCCTGTGGCCACGCAGCACGATCAGCACCGCCGCCATCGCCATGCTCGGTGGCCAGGAGGCCCTGTCCCACTGCCGTACGCCGGACATCATGGGCGATGCGGCTCATGCCATTCTGAGCCAGCCCAGCCGCGAGTGCACGGGACGCTATTTCATCGACGACGAAGCCTTGACCATGGCCGGGGTGACCGACTTCGACCGCTATGCGGTCGCCCGCGGTACGGTGCTCTATCGGGACCTCCTGGTCGACAGCGACGGCGGTTTCGAGATGGCCGCCATGCCGCCGCGGGGAAACGGCTGA
- a CDS encoding DMT family transporter, with translation MSAYSAHVKGLLITSAGYLALTPDALLIRLISADHWTVAFWRSLFMAAALAAFMALRHRGAMVAPARALGRWGVWAAIAFAVSTIFFVASINLTTVANALIIFSLAPLFAAIFSRIFLDEPVPPRTWLAIAAAIGGLCVIVYPSMQGIEISGQSAIGDLAALCNAIAFAAFLTILRRGRTVDMVPGLLLSGLITAALMVPLATPFTVTGVDFAMLAILGVVVTPVAFTLISIGPRYLSAAEVGLLTPLETVIAPFWVWLVLAEEPGPYALAGGAVVIATLLVHSLAALRGDRAVANPRSKRRSG, from the coding sequence ATGAGTGCCTATTCGGCCCACGTCAAGGGTCTGTTGATTACGTCGGCGGGCTATCTGGCGCTTACCCCGGACGCTTTGCTCATTCGCCTTATCTCGGCCGATCACTGGACGGTGGCGTTCTGGCGCAGCCTGTTCATGGCGGCCGCGCTCGCCGCTTTCATGGCGCTGCGCCATCGCGGCGCGATGGTGGCGCCCGCCCGCGCACTCGGCCGCTGGGGAGTGTGGGCGGCGATCGCCTTTGCCGTCAGCACCATCTTTTTTGTCGCGTCGATCAATCTCACCACGGTCGCCAACGCGTTGATCATATTCAGCCTGGCACCCCTGTTCGCCGCCATCTTCAGCCGCATTTTCCTGGACGAGCCGGTGCCGCCGAGAACCTGGCTCGCGATCGCCGCCGCGATTGGCGGATTGTGCGTGATCGTCTACCCCTCGATGCAGGGCATCGAAATCAGCGGGCAGAGCGCGATCGGCGATCTTGCCGCCCTCTGCAACGCCATAGCCTTCGCGGCGTTTCTGACCATCTTGCGCCGCGGGCGGACTGTCGACATGGTCCCCGGGCTATTGCTGAGCGGCCTGATCACGGCGGCCCTGATGGTGCCACTGGCGACGCCGTTCACGGTTACGGGTGTCGATTTTGCCATGCTGGCGATTCTCGGCGTGGTCGTCACGCCGGTCGCTTTCACGTTGATCTCGATCGGCCCGCGCTATCTTTCGGCGGCGGAGGTGGGATTGCTGACGCCGTTGGAAACGGTGATTGCCCCATTCTGGGTTTGGCTGGTGCTGGCGGAGGAGCCGGGGCCGTACGCGCTCGCCGGCGGGGCGGTCGTCATCGCCACCCTGCTGGTGCATTCGCTGGCCGCGCTGCGCGGCGACCGCGCGGTTGCTAATCCGAGGTCGAAGAGACGCAGCGGCTGA
- a CDS encoding DMT family transporter, with protein MSAYSNHVKGLAVTAAGYLVLSPEALIIRLVTPDHWTIVFWRGAFMAIGLIGLMVLRYRGMFLVRVRAIGRRGALIGGLFTISSICFVTAISFTTVANALVIISVAPLFAAIFSLVFLREPVALRTWIAITVAIFGIGIIVYPSLYGIEVSGQSMTGDLAALGTAVSMAAFFTVLRRARDTDMMPALALSALLTMCLMAPLSAPLAMDSTDFALLAFLGLVIAPLAFTLIATGPRYISAPEVGLLMPMETVLAPIWVWLVLAENPGPYALAGGGLVIATLLMHSLAALRSEQAAVVAPTGSAG; from the coding sequence ATGAGTGCCTACTCCAATCACGTAAAGGGCCTGGCGGTGACGGCGGCGGGATATCTGGTGCTCTCGCCCGAGGCATTGATCATTCGCCTGGTAACGCCCGATCACTGGACGATCGTGTTCTGGCGCGGGGCGTTCATGGCCATCGGCCTCATCGGCCTGATGGTCCTCCGCTACCGCGGCATGTTCCTGGTCCGGGTGCGGGCGATCGGCCGGCGGGGTGCCCTGATCGGCGGGTTGTTCACGATCAGCAGCATTTGCTTCGTCACCGCGATATCTTTCACCACGGTGGCCAACGCGCTGGTCATCATCAGCGTCGCACCCCTGTTCGCGGCCATCTTCAGTCTGGTTTTCCTGCGCGAGCCGGTCGCCCTGCGGACGTGGATCGCGATCACCGTCGCGATCTTCGGGATCGGCATCATAGTTTATCCCTCGCTGTACGGCATCGAAGTCAGCGGACAGAGCATGACCGGCGATCTGGCCGCGCTCGGTACGGCGGTCTCGATGGCGGCGTTCTTCACCGTGCTGCGGCGGGCCAGGGATACCGACATGATGCCGGCACTGGCATTGAGCGCCCTGTTGACGATGTGTCTGATGGCACCGTTGTCGGCGCCGCTGGCGATGGATTCGACCGATTTCGCCCTGCTGGCGTTCCTCGGGTTGGTCATCGCGCCGCTTGCCTTCACGCTGATCGCGACCGGCCCCCGTTATATATCGGCGCCCGAAGTCGGGCTGTTGATGCCGATGGAAACCGTCCTCGCGCCGATTTGGGTATGGCTGGTTCTGGCCGAGAACCCGGGTCCCTATGCCCTGGCCGGCGGCGGTCTGGTCATTGCGACACTGCTGATGCATTCGCTGGCCGCGCTGCGGAGCGAACAGGCGGCGGTCGTCGCGCCGACGGGAAGCGCCGGTTGA
- a CDS encoding benzoate-CoA ligase family protein, with translation MTDNTVTIDDSVSPAKIEYASRFNVAVTFVDRHLDEGRADKIAIRTANETVSFGELADRVNRCGNLLKSLDIGAGERVLMIVKDCPEFFYLFWGAIKSGIIPVPVNTLLRAADYTFMIEDSGCAAVVYSPEYAAEVEPALKAAAHQPDHILLTDGADNCVRTWIADQPSALQVVPAKATDDCFWLYSSGSTGRPKGAVHSHRDMVVTSQHYGCEVLGVKEDDVCFSAAKLFFAYGLGNAMTFPLWVGSTAVLSDRRPDPAMTFEVIEQFRPTIYFGVPTLYAAQLQALESESPDLSPVRICVSAGEALPADVFRRWREKTGLVILDGIGSTEALHIFISNRPDDLKPGTSGRAVPGYDAEVRGEDGAPIPAGESGRLFIRGGSTAKYYWNNEERTTQTMVDGWLDTGDTYIEEDGYFIYCGRSDDMMKVGGIWCSPFEIEARLIEHPKVLEAAVVGRDDDEGLTKPEAFIILSDGVSTDTELETELMEHCKAGLARYKYPRWFNFVDALPKTATGKIQRFRLRTG, from the coding sequence ATGACCGACAACACCGTCACTATCGACGACAGCGTATCGCCGGCGAAGATCGAATATGCGTCGCGGTTCAATGTCGCCGTCACATTCGTCGACCGTCATCTCGACGAAGGCCGCGCCGACAAGATCGCGATCCGAACCGCTAACGAGACGGTGTCATTTGGCGAACTGGCCGACCGCGTCAACCGCTGCGGAAATCTGCTGAAATCCCTGGACATCGGCGCCGGCGAGCGTGTGCTGATGATCGTCAAGGATTGCCCCGAGTTCTTCTATCTGTTCTGGGGCGCCATCAAGTCCGGGATCATTCCGGTCCCGGTCAATACCCTGCTCCGTGCCGCCGACTACACGTTCATGATCGAGGATTCCGGCTGCGCCGCGGTGGTTTATTCCCCGGAATACGCCGCCGAGGTCGAACCCGCGCTCAAAGCCGCCGCGCACCAGCCTGACCATATCCTGCTCACTGACGGTGCGGACAATTGCGTTCGCACCTGGATCGCCGACCAGCCCTCGGCGCTGCAGGTAGTGCCGGCAAAGGCGACCGATGATTGCTTCTGGCTCTATTCCTCCGGCTCCACCGGACGGCCCAAGGGCGCCGTGCATTCCCATCGCGACATGGTCGTCACCAGCCAGCATTACGGCTGTGAAGTTCTCGGCGTGAAAGAGGACGATGTCTGCTTCTCCGCCGCCAAACTGTTCTTCGCCTACGGGCTCGGCAACGCCATGACCTTCCCGCTCTGGGTCGGGTCAACGGCGGTGCTGAGCGACCGGCGGCCCGACCCGGCAATGACCTTCGAGGTCATCGAACAATTCCGTCCGACCATCTATTTCGGTGTGCCCACCCTCTATGCCGCGCAGCTCCAGGCCCTCGAATCGGAGAGCCCCGACCTGTCGCCGGTCCGCATCTGCGTGTCTGCGGGGGAAGCCTTGCCGGCCGACGTGTTCCGCCGCTGGCGGGAAAAGACCGGCCTTGTCATCCTCGACGGCATCGGCTCGACCGAGGCGCTGCACATTTTCATCTCCAACCGTCCCGACGACCTCAAGCCGGGGACCAGCGGCCGCGCGGTGCCGGGCTACGACGCCGAGGTGCGCGGCGAGGACGGCGCGCCGATTCCCGCCGGTGAGAGCGGCCGCCTTTTCATCCGCGGCGGCTCAACGGCCAAGTATTACTGGAACAACGAAGAGCGCACCACCCAGACCATGGTCGATGGCTGGCTCGACACCGGCGATACCTATATCGAGGAGGACGGCTACTTCATCTATTGCGGGCGCAGCGACGACATGATGAAGGTCGGCGGCATCTGGTGCTCGCCGTTCGAGATCGAGGCCCGCCTGATCGAGCACCCCAAGGTCCTCGAGGCCGCCGTCGTCGGCCGCGACGACGATGAGGGACTGACCAAGCCCGAGGCCTTTATCATCCTCAGCGATGGCGTGTCCACCGACACCGAGCTGGAAACCGAGCTGATGGAACATTGCAAGGCCGGGCTGGCACGCTATAAGTATCCGCGCTGGTTCAATTTCGTCGACGCGCTGCCGAAAACAGCGACCGGCAAGATCCAGCGATTCCGCCTGCGCACCGGCTAG